DNA sequence from the Sinorhizobium sp. RAC02 genome:
ATCCAGCTCGCGCCGTTGATCGCCCCCTTGGTGAGCGCCACGTTCTGGTCGAGCGACTTGCCGAGCAGCAGGCCCTTGCCCTTGCGGTCCTCCGTAAGGTAGGCGAGTTTCAGCCCCCAGGCCTCACGCGCTGCCGGCAGCTTGCGCGCCTCCCCACGCAGCACGAAGGACCCGCATCGCGCCGGCCGTAGCCCGAACAACGCTTCGAAAAGCTCTGTGCGGCCGGAGCCGACAAGGCCGGAAATGCCGAGCACTTCACCCTCGCGGATATCGAGCGTCGCCTCCTCGACGGTGCCCGGCGATGTGAGGCCGGCGACGCTGAGCAATGCCTTGCGGTCTGCCGCACCGCGCCGGGGTGGATAGATTTCCGCAAGCGGCCGCCCGACCATCGCCTCGGCCATCGCATCCTCGGAAATATCGCTGGTGTTCTCGACGCGCACGATCTGGCCGTCGCGCAGGACCGCAACGCGATCGGCGATATCCTTCACCTCATCAAGGCGGTGCGAGGTGAAGATCACCGAACCGCCCGTCTCGCGGAACGCGCGGATACGGGCGAACAGGTTGCCCGCCTCCGTCGCCGACAACACTGCGGTCGGCTCGTCCATCAGAATGAGTTTCGGCTGGCGGGCGAAGGCCTTGGCGAGCTCGATCATCTGCCAATCCGAGACAGGGAGATCGCGCAACCGCGCTCGAACGGGAGCCACCGAGCCGAGTTCAGCCAGCAAATCGCGCGCCCGTGCCTCCATCGCCTTGCGATCAGTGAAGAGGCCGCGCGTGATTTCCCGGCCAAGAAAGACGTTTTCCGCCACCGTCAGATGCGGCGCCAGGCAGAATTCCTGGTGCACCATGACGATGCCCGCACGCTCGGCGGCATGCAGCGTTGCCGGCGCCGGTGCGCTGTCCAGCAGCATCGTGCCCGAAGACGGCGGCGCCAGCCCCGCGGCAATGCGCATGAGGGTCGACTTGCCAGCGCCGTTTTCACCAACGAGCGCCAGCACCTCACCCGGTTTCACCACGAGATCGATGCCCTTCAGCACCGGCACGATGCCATAGGATTTGGCGATATCGCGAAATACCAGCAGCGCCATGATCAGCTGCCGACCGGAGAAAGACGCGGAGCAATCTCGGCGCGGTTGACGACGAGTGCCGGGTCGAGCGTGCCCCTGAAGAAATCGAGGATATTTGCCGCTGCCGAGATGGCCATGCGCCGCGCACAGGCTTCGGTGAGCCCGGCATTGTGCGGGGACAGCACCACCCGGTCGCAGGCAAGCATGGGGTCGTCATGTGCCGGCGGTTCGGCATCGAGCACGTCGAGGCCGGCCGCGGCAAGGCGCCCCTCGTTGAGCGCGGAAAGCAGCGCCGTTTCATCGATCAGGCCGCCGCGGGCGGTGTTGACGAGAATGGCCGAACGCTTCATCACGGCCAGCTCCGCCGCACCGATCAAAGGCTCGGCGCCGAATTTCGGCACATGCAGCGACACCACGTCGGCACGGGAGAGACCATCGAGCAAGCCGTCCACCGGCGTTGCGCCGGCCGCCGCGATCTGGTCCGCACCCTGGAACTTATCGTAGGCAAGCACCGTCATGCCGAGCGCCGTCGCGATCTGCGCCAGCCGCCTGCCGATGCGGCCGAAGCCGACCACCAGCAATGTGCCCCCATCGAGCTCGTCGGCATCAAGACTGTTGCGGTAATTCCAGTCGCCTTGCCGCATCTTGCGGTCGAAGAGAACGGTGCGGCGCGCGGCCGAGAGCATCAGCATGACGGCGTGCTCTGCCACGGCGCGAGAATTCACATCCCCCACGACGGCAAGCGGTATGCCGCGACCGTTCAGGGCCGCGACATCGACTGAATCGTAGCCGACGCCGTGGCGCGAAACGATCTTGAGGTTCGGCGCATCGGCAACGAACGCCGCCGAAAGTGGCTGGGTTCGGATGAGGAGTGCATCCGCCGTTGCAAGGAACGGCGCGTAGCTTGTCGCGGAAACCTCCTCGACATAGTCGATCGTCACGCCGGGTGCGGTATTGAGGACGGCAAGGCCGTCTGCGTGGATTTTTCCTGCCACCAGGATCCTGGGCATTCAATATCCTCCCGTGTCGATCGTGTTGGCGGGCGCGACTTCCTGCACGAGATCGCGGAATTTTCGCACACTCGCCTCGGCAGCACCTGCGAGGAGACGAACGTCGTTGGTGACCGTCACGAAATCGAAGCCCCAGCCCACCGCTTCCGCCGCATAGTCAGCGGTGCCGTTGTGCAGCGCTGCCCGCTTGCCGGCCTTGTGGGCGGCATGGAGGATCGTCTTGATCGCCTCGATCATCTCCGGCTCGCGGCGATCGAAGCCGGGCGCGTAACGCTTGCCCTGAAGTCCGAGCGTCAGGTCGGCAGGGCCGATATAGACGCCGTCGAGGCCGGGGGTCGCGAGGATATCCTCGAGGTTCTCATAGGCCTGCGCGGTCTCGATCATGGCAAGGCAGATCATTTCGTCGTCGGCTTCCGCGGCGTATCCGGCACCGGCGGAAAACAGTGCCCGGCTGGGGCCGAAGCTGCGCACGCCCGTCGGCGGATAGCGCACATAGGAGACGAGCCGCTCGGCCTCGGCGCGCGTGTTGATCATCGGGCAGATGACGCCATAGGCGCCGGCATCCAGCGCCTTCATGATGTCGGCGGGATCGAGCCAGGGCACGCGCACCAGCGGCGTGACACCGCTCGCCCGCATGGCCTGCAACATCGGCACCGCCCCGTCGTAACCGACAATGCCGTGCTGCATGTCGATGGTGAGCGAATCGTAGCCCTGCGCGGCCATGATTTCGGCACTGAAGGAATTGGCGATGGAGAGCCAGCCGTTGAGGACGGGCTTGCCTTCGGCCCAGCGTTGTTTGACACCGTTCTTGATCATGGCTGCCTCCTCAGACCAGCATTTGCGCGAGCTTGACGTTGGAATAGTCGAGGATGCCCTCGGTGCCGCCTTCGCGACCCATGCCACTCGCCTTGATGCCGCCGAACGGCGCCTCGGCGGCGGCGAGCGCAAAACTGTTGACCCCGACCATGCCCGCCTCCAGCCGCCCCGCCGCCTCACGTGCCCGGCCGGCATCGCGGGTAAAGACGTAAGCGGATAGGCCCATTTCGGAGGCATTCGCCCGCTCGAAAACCTCATCTGTGCTGGAGAACGGCGTGATGGCGACGATCGGGCCGAAGTTCTCCTCGGCGATTGCCTTGGCATCGTCCGGCAGGCCGGTGATGACGGTCGGCTCGAAGAAGAACCCGGCGTTCATATCCGCCGGGCGCCGGCCGCCCGCGAGAATCTTGCCGCCGCGGTCGCTGGCGTCGGCAACGATTTCTTCGATTGCAGCGATGCGCCGCTCGTTGATCAGCGGCCCCACCTGCGTCGCCTCGTCAAGGCCATGGCCGAGTTTTAGCGCGCGGGCGCGGGCAGCAAAGCCTTCGGCGAAGCGATCGTGCAGCGTTTCGTGCACGTAGAAGCGATCGGGCGTCACGCAGACCTGGCCGGCATTGGCGTATTTCGTCGGCACCGCGAGATCGAGCGCCTTATCGAGATCGGCGTCGTCGAAGACGATCATCGGTGCATTGCCGCCGAGTTCCATGCTGATGCGCTTCACCGTCTCGGCGCTGTCGCGGATCATCTGCTGGCCGACGCGCGTCGATCCCGTCAGCGAAACCTTTCGCACGACCGGCGATGCCATGACCGGCTTGTAGGTGTTGCCGGTCGGGCCGACCAGGAGATTGGCGACACCCGCCGGAAGGCCGGCTTCGCGCAGGCAATCGAAAAGGACCATTGCCACGCCCGGCACCTCGACGGAAGGACGGACGATGACGGCGCAACCGGCGGCAAGCGCGGGCGCGACCTTGCGGGCAATCAACGCCGCTGGAAAATTCCACGCGGTAAAGGCCGCGACGACGCCGACGGGCTCATGCGTGACCTCCAGGCGGCCGCCTGGCACGCGGCTTTCGACGATGCGGCCGTAGATGCGGCGGGCTTCCTCCGCGTACCAGCGGAACTGGTCGACGGCGAGCGCCCATTCGCGACCCGCCTGCGCCAGCGGCTTTCCGGTTTCGAGCGTGATCTGGCGTGCAGCCTCGGCCGTGCGCGCCGCCATCACATCGGCCGCCTTGTGCAAATGGTCCGCGCGTGTCCAGGCCGGCATTCTCTTCCACGCGTGGAAAGCCTTGTCCGCAACGCTGATCGCCCTGTTGGTGTCATCGACGCTTGCCACGGGAACGACACCCAGAACGTCGCCATTGCCCGGATCCGTGATTTCAGTCGATGCGCCAGTCGCGGGACCTGACCAGGCACCATCGATGAACAAGCCGTAGGACGCGTACATGTTTCCTCCTCGGATTGCTGATGGAGACCCGATCAGCAACATTCGTTTTCATTATTACAAAGACGCAATTTTAATTGCACGTCAAGCGTAATCGGCGCGATGGACAGCTTGTTCGAGGTGAATGGAGCGCCGGACGCGGTGCCGGCGAGCGCGGCACGAATTGCCGGAAAAACTCCATATGCAATTATTATTGCGCCACCATCGCCCTGCGGTCAATCACCATTCACATCAAGCCATGCGCCGGCGCGCGACGATTGCTGGATCGTCTCCACCAGCGTCTGGATGCGCAGGCCAGCGCGGAAATTGAACGGCTCGGGACGCAAGCCGGCAATCGCCTCCAGATACCCCGCGACCTCGATCGCCTTGAGATCGTTGAAGCCGAGCTGGTGGCCGGGCGCGACGCAGAAGCGGCCGTAGGGCGCATGGTCTGGGCCGGCCTCGATGCGCCGGAAGCCCTGACGACCTCTGGCATCCGCCGTGGAATAGAAGTGAAGCTCATTGAAGCGCTCCTGCGAGAAGGCGAGCGCTCCCTTCGTGCCGTAGACCTCGAAATCGTGCTGCATCTTGCGGCCGGTCGCGATCCAGTTGCCTTCGATGGAGCCGGTCGCACCGTTGGCAAAGCGCAGGAAGGCGCGGCCGACATCATCCGTCTCGACCGGCCGCAAGCCGCCCTTGCCATCGGGGCGGCTCGCAATCATCGTGACGCAGTCGCCCATGACCTTCGTGATCGGTCCCATCAGGAACTCCGCCGTTGCCAGCGCGTGGCTGCCGATATCCGCCAGGGCACCGCCACCGGCAGGATCATGCCGGAACGTGAACGGGCCACTTGCATCGGCCATATAGTCCTCCGCATGGAGGCCACGGTAACCGCGGATGTCGCCAAGTTCCCCGCCCGCGATCATCTCCCGGGCGAGGCTGAGCATCGGGTTGCAAAGATAGTTGAAGCCGACTTGTGTCTTGATGCCGGCCTTCTCCGCCGCTTCGGCCATCGCGCGCGCGTCGCGCGCAAGCGGGGCAAGCGGTTTTTCGCAATAGACGTGTTTGCCGGCGGCGATGGCCGATAGCGCCATCTCCTTGTGCAGCGCATTCGGGGCCGTGATGTCGATGACGTCGATATCGGGATCCGCCACTAGGCTGCGCCAGTCATCCGTGGCACGCTCGAAACCGAAGGCCCCGCGCGCGGCTTCCGCCTGCGCCATGGTCACATCGGCGATCGTGGCGAGTTCCACCTCATAAGGCAGGTCGAACACCCGCTCCGCGGCGGCGAAGCCGAAGACATGCGTCTTGCCCATGAAACCCGACCCGATGAGGCCAAGACGGAGCTTCTTTTTCATTTTCTCTGTTCCCTGGATGATGCGCATTTTGCTCAATGCAATTATCATTGCAAAAATACGAAAGTGTCAATATTTGTTTTTCAGACACTCGAAACCCCTTACCCGGAGCCCAACCATGAAAGCCAAACTCGGCATTGCCCCCATCGCCTGGTGGAACGACGACCTGCCGGAAATCAGCAGCGACATTTCGCTGGAAGGATGCCTTGCCGAGGCCGCGCAAGCCGGCTTTACCGGCATGGAGACCGGACGCCGGTTCCCGATGGACGCGAAGATCCTGCGCCCCATCCTCGACAAGCACGGCATCCAGGTTTGCGGCGGCTGGTTCTCCGGCCTTCTGCTCGATGGCGACATAGAGGCGGAGAAGGACCGGATCGCCGAGCAGATGGCGTTGTTCAAGGCAGTCGACGCTCCCTGCATCGTCTACGGCGAGACGGCCGGCACCATCCAGGGTGACCGCACCGCGCCGCTTGCCACCAAGCGCAAGCTCTCCGAGGACGAGATCAAGGCCTACGGTCGCAAGATGACGGCCTTCGGCGAATGGTGTTCCGACCAGGGCATGCCGATCTCCTATCACCATCACATGGCGGCGCCGATCGAGACCGAGGAAGAACTCGATCTGCTGATGAAACATTCCGGCGAAGGCTTGCCGCTGCTCTTCGATGCCGGCCACATGGCCTTTGCCGGCGGCGACGTCCTGCGCGTCATCGACACGCATCACAGCCGCATCACCCATGTGCACACCAAGGATGTCCGCCTGCCGGTGATCGACGCGCTCGACCGCACGCGCGAAAGCTTCCTCGACGCCGTCATCAAAGGCGCCTTCACGGTTCCCGGCGATGGCAGCCTCGATTTCGAGGCCATCGTCAAGCGCCTCGCCTCCCACGGCTACGAAGGCTGGTTCGTCGTCGAGGCGGAGCAGGATCCCACCCACAATCCACCGCTCGACATGGCGAAGATAGGTCATAAGGAACTCCTCCGCGTCATGGCCGCCGCCGGTTACGAGGTTGTCAGCTGAACTGACAAGCCTCCACCTCCGCCCCTCCTTTGTCATGGTCGGGCTTGACCCGACCATCCATGCCGCGGGCGCGGCGTGGATCCTCGGGTCGAGCCCGAGGATGACGCTGGAGGGGCGAAAAGGCTCACAATCCCTGAAACCAAGCCCTCACATGCGATGCGAAGCACGCCGAATGAACCATCCGGCACGCCAGTTTTAAATTAGCTCTCAGATCGTCCCGCCGAGCGAGGCTTCCAGCAGCGCCAGCTCCTGGCCGCCGGCCATCATGTCCTGCAAGGCTGCCGCATCCACCGTGCCGCGTTCGGCGGTTCCCAGTGTCTGGCCGCGGTTCAGCACCGTGAAGCGATCACCGACAGCTAGAGCGTGACGAACGTTATGGGTGATAAAGACGACGCCGATGCCCTGCTTGCGCACGCGGTCTATCGTGCTCAGCACATTTGCCGTCTGGCGCACGCCGAGCGCGGAGGTCGGTTCGTCGAGGATCAGCACCTTGGCGCCGAAATAGACCGCTCGCGCAATCGCCACCGTTTGGCGCTCGCCGCCGGAGAGCGTGCCGACCGCCTGGTCCGGACCGCGCAGGCTGATACCCATCTTGCGCATTTCCTTGACGGTGATGTCATCGGCCTTGTCCGTATCGAACGTCTTGAACGGCCAGACGCCGCGCTCCGGCTCCCGCCCCATCCAGAAATTGCGGCTGACGCTCATCAGCGGAATCATCGCAAGGTCCTGATAGACCGTAGCGATGCCCGCCGTCATGGCGTCGCGCGGGCTCTGGAACAGGGTCGGCGCGCCTTCCACCAGCACCTCCCCGCCGCTCGGTTTGTAGACACCGGACATGATCTTGATGAAGGTCGATTTTCCCGCACCGTTGTCGCCGAGCAGGCAGTGGCATTCGCCGGCCTTGACGTCGAAGGAGACGCCGGCCAGCGCAATGACATGGCCAAAATGCTTCGTGATGTTTCTCATCTCCACGATGGCGGACATCAGCGTTCTCCCGTGATGATGCGGCGGATGTAGGTGTTCATGATCACGGCCGTCAGCAGGATGACGCCGAGGAACACCCGGAAGAGCGAGCTTTCCGCATTGGCAAAGAACAGGCCCTGCTGCACCACGCCGAAGATGATGGCGCCAAGTGCCGCCCCGATGACGGAGCCGTAGCCGCCGGTGAGCAGCGCGCCGCCGATCACCACGCAGATGATCGCCTCGAACTCTTTCAACAGGCCGCGGTCGGCCGCCGCCGAGCCGAACTCCATCACCTGGCAGGTGGCGAAGACGACGGCGCAGAAGGCGGAGAACATGAACATCAGGATTTTTACGCGATTGACCGGCACGCCGATGTAGCGCGCGGCAAGCGCATCGCCGCCGGCGGCAAAGATCCAGTTACCGAACTTGGTGCGGGTCAGCAGCCAGTGACCGAAGACGACGAGCACGATCGCCCAGACGACGAGCATGGGAATACCGTCAATGACCGGCTGCCCGGCGCGATTACCGCGGGTGAAGGTGGCGATCCAGCCCGCCTCCCCCATCCAGGTGAAGAGCCAGCCTAAAACCTTGCCGCCGAAGACCGGGGCGAGCCAGTCGGTTGCCGCCTTTTCGGCAACGCCGCCGATGATCGTCTGGCGGGTAAAATAGATCGAGCCCCAGATGGTCAACCCGCGCAGGATATAGAGGAAGGCGAGTGTCACGATGAAGGACGGCAGGCCAGTGCGGATGACCAGCCAGCCGTTCACACCGCCAAGCAGGACGCAGAAGACGAAGGTCGCGATGATGGCGAGCCAGAGCGGCACCCCGAGATGGACCGACAGGATGGCCATCATGACACCGGAAAAGCCTATCATCGAGCCGGTGGAAAGATCGAACTCGCCGGCAATCATCAGAAGGCAGGCGCCCACCGCGATGACCATGAACTGGGCCGAAACCACCGTCCAGTTCATCACCCCCTCGGCGGCGAACATGCCGCTGTCACCGGCAATCACCGCAAACAGCAGGAAGACCAGGATGGTGCCGCAGATGCCGCCGAGCTCGGGCCGGATCAGCGCGCGCCTGAGCGGCGAGACGGGTTTGATGCGCTCGTCCTTCAGCGCGTCCGGAATGACGTCCGTCATGAATGCATTTCCTCCCTCAGAAACATTTTTTGGCGCGCACGGGCAATGAGCCGGTGCGCGCCAAAAGTTCGTCAGATCAGCGGTACTGGCCTGCCAGCGACTCGACGAGCGCGATGTTGTCCTTCGTCACGAAGCCAGGGCCGGTGAAGATCGAGTTCGACGGCGTCACACCGTAACCGACATAGTTCGTCAGCACCTGGATCGGGATCGAGCCCTGCAGGAACGGCTGCTGGTCGATCGCGAAGTTGATCGTGCCGTCCTTGATGGCCGCAGAGATTTCTGCGGAGAGGTCGAAGGTGCCGAAATACAGGTCGCCATCGAGGCCCATCTCCTTGACCGCCCGGATCGACGGTTCGGCCGAGTTGGGGCCGAGCGTCAGGATCGCGCCGGTATCGGGATTGGCGGTGAGATAGGCTTTCACCTTGTTCTGAACTTCCGACGGGTCGATGCCGGAATCGACCATCTGGTTGCCGAGTTCCACGCCGATGCCTTCGGCAAAGCCACGGCACCGCTCAACGGAAGCGGGGTTGGTAATGTAGTGGTTCACGCAGAGGAAGCTCTTGATGCCCGCCTCCTTCGCGCGCTTGCCGGCGCCGAGGCCCGCTTCATATTCCGGCTGGCCGACATGCATCAATGCACCGAGCTTCTGGCTTTCTTCCACCGTACCCGAATTGACGGTCACGACTGGAATGCCCTTGGCGACGGCATCCTTGATCGGCCCTTCCAGCACATTGAAATCGGCGATCGTGACGATAATGCCGTCAACGCCGGCCGCCGAGCTCTGCTGCACGAGGCGCGCCATGTCGGCGAGGTCCCCGCTCGGCGGATTACGATATTCGGTCGTAACGCCCATCTGCTCGTTCGTGACCTTGATCGCGTTCTTGATGACGTTGAACCAACTGTCGCTATCCGGGCCGTGGCTGATCCAGACGAATTTCTCGCCATCAGCATTGGCGATACCGGCAAACGCCGTCGTGGCCAGCAGCGCGCCGAGGGCGAGCGATTGCAGAATTTTCTTCATGAACGATTTCCTCCCGAAATTGGCTTCCTGTTTCCTCCCCGCCCGAAGCCATTGCGGGTAATTTTCAAGCGGCGCGCTTGGCGCCCTGTGCGGCAAGCGCTGCATCGAGCTGTGCCTCGTCCCAACCTTCCACGACGGCCCGGGCGAGCAGCTCCTGCTGGCTTTCCGGTGCGAGACCGCCAAGCGGCGGATCGGTGTCGAGATTGGTCGGGAACGGATAACCGTCCGCGGTCGCTGCAATCACCGCCCGCCGTCCTTCCGGCGAAAGTGCCGCCAGATGCGGATAGACAGCGCGGGCCATGGCGGTGCGGTCGAGATTTTCCATGTGGCGCGCGAAGGCGGATGCCGTCTGGATAAGATTGACCATGCGCACGACATCCGCCGTCCGGTTTTCGCCCGCGGCGTGGAACAGCGCCGGGCTGAAGAAGATGGCGTCACCCTTTTCCAAGGGAAGCTGGACACAATGTTCTTCAAAATAGGCCTGGAATTCCGGGCGCGTGGCGGCGACATAACCCGGCAGATAGCGCTGCGAATGCGGCAAAAGCTTCGTCGTGCCACTCTCGACGGGCATGTCGCAATGGGCGACGCCGCCCTGCAGGATGAGGGTCGGGCCGGTGGAGTGGATGTGGGTCGGATATTCCGCCATCTGCTCTGGCTTCATGAAGCCGAGGTGGTAGTCGCGGTGCGGCGCCTGCGCCTTGCCGCCGGGGCGAACCTGGTTGACCTGCGTGGCGATCTGGTAGCCGGGACCAAGCCAGGCGCGGCAGGCAATGTCGATCACCGGATTGGCCATATAGCGGGCATAGACGGCGGGGTTGCGCAGGCACAGCTTCTGCAGGCTGTTCCAGATACGGTCATTGGCACCGGCCTTGGCAAAGTGGTCACCCGCGGCCGTGCCTGCCGCGCGCTCGTCGGCGATGATCTGGCGAAACACGTCACTGGCCGCG
Encoded proteins:
- a CDS encoding sugar ABC transporter ATP-binding protein; protein product: MALLVFRDIAKSYGIVPVLKGIDLVVKPGEVLALVGENGAGKSTLMRIAAGLAPPSSGTMLLDSAPAPATLHAAERAGIVMVHQEFCLAPHLTVAENVFLGREITRGLFTDRKAMEARARDLLAELGSVAPVRARLRDLPVSDWQMIELAKAFARQPKLILMDEPTAVLSATEAGNLFARIRAFRETGGSVIFTSHRLDEVKDIADRVAVLRDGQIVRVENTSDISEDAMAEAMVGRPLAEIYPPRRGAADRKALLSVAGLTSPGTVEEATLDIREGEVLGISGLVGSGRTELFEALFGLRPARCGSFVLRGEARKLPAAREAWGLKLAYLTEDRKGKGLLLGKSLDQNVALTKGAINGASWIDRRAERRDLEAAVGRYDIRTGRLDVTAGALSGGNQQKVLIAKTLAVEPDLIVFDEPTRGVDIGAKQQIYEIIATLAAEGKAIVVVSSEMQEIVGLSDRVLVMRRGRIAGELSGDAISETDIIRFAMGLEDKAPQEEASH
- a CDS encoding hydroxyacid dehydrogenase, translated to MPRILVAGKIHADGLAVLNTAPGVTIDYVEEVSATSYAPFLATADALLIRTQPLSAAFVADAPNLKIVSRHGVGYDSVDVAALNGRGIPLAVVGDVNSRAVAEHAVMLMLSAARRTVLFDRKMRQGDWNYRNSLDADELDGGTLLVVGFGRIGRRLAQIATALGMTVLAYDKFQGADQIAAAGATPVDGLLDGLSRADVVSLHVPKFGAEPLIGAAELAVMKRSAILVNTARGGLIDETALLSALNEGRLAAAGLDVLDAEPPAHDDPMLACDRVVLSPHNAGLTEACARRMAISAAANILDFFRGTLDPALVVNRAEIAPRLSPVGS
- a CDS encoding aldolase/citrate lyase family protein, with the translated sequence MIKNGVKQRWAEGKPVLNGWLSIANSFSAEIMAAQGYDSLTIDMQHGIVGYDGAVPMLQAMRASGVTPLVRVPWLDPADIMKALDAGAYGVICPMINTRAEAERLVSYVRYPPTGVRSFGPSRALFSAGAGYAAEADDEMICLAMIETAQAYENLEDILATPGLDGVYIGPADLTLGLQGKRYAPGFDRREPEMIEAIKTILHAAHKAGKRAALHNGTADYAAEAVGWGFDFVTVTNDVRLLAGAAEASVRKFRDLVQEVAPANTIDTGGY
- a CDS encoding NAD-dependent succinate-semialdehyde dehydrogenase, giving the protein MYASYGLFIDGAWSGPATGASTEITDPGNGDVLGVVPVASVDDTNRAISVADKAFHAWKRMPAWTRADHLHKAADVMAARTAEAARQITLETGKPLAQAGREWALAVDQFRWYAEEARRIYGRIVESRVPGGRLEVTHEPVGVVAAFTAWNFPAALIARKVAPALAAGCAVIVRPSVEVPGVAMVLFDCLREAGLPAGVANLLVGPTGNTYKPVMASPVVRKVSLTGSTRVGQQMIRDSAETVKRISMELGGNAPMIVFDDADLDKALDLAVPTKYANAGQVCVTPDRFYVHETLHDRFAEGFAARARALKLGHGLDEATQVGPLINERRIAAIEEIVADASDRGGKILAGGRRPADMNAGFFFEPTVITGLPDDAKAIAEENFGPIVAITPFSSTDEVFERANASEMGLSAYVFTRDAGRAREAAGRLEAGMVGVNSFALAAAEAPFGGIKASGMGREGGTEGILDYSNVKLAQMLV
- a CDS encoding Gfo/Idh/MocA family oxidoreductase, with product MKKKLRLGLIGSGFMGKTHVFGFAAAERVFDLPYEVELATIADVTMAQAEAARGAFGFERATDDWRSLVADPDIDVIDITAPNALHKEMALSAIAAGKHVYCEKPLAPLARDARAMAEAAEKAGIKTQVGFNYLCNPMLSLAREMIAGGELGDIRGYRGLHAEDYMADASGPFTFRHDPAGGGALADIGSHALATAEFLMGPITKVMGDCVTMIASRPDGKGGLRPVETDDVGRAFLRFANGATGSIEGNWIATGRKMQHDFEVYGTKGALAFSQERFNELHFYSTADARGRQGFRRIEAGPDHAPYGRFCVAPGHQLGFNDLKAIEVAGYLEAIAGLRPEPFNFRAGLRIQTLVETIQQSSRAGAWLDVNGD
- the iolE gene encoding myo-inosose-2 dehydratase → MKAKLGIAPIAWWNDDLPEISSDISLEGCLAEAAQAGFTGMETGRRFPMDAKILRPILDKHGIQVCGGWFSGLLLDGDIEAEKDRIAEQMALFKAVDAPCIVYGETAGTIQGDRTAPLATKRKLSEDEIKAYGRKMTAFGEWCSDQGMPISYHHHMAAPIETEEELDLLMKHSGEGLPLLFDAGHMAFAGGDVLRVIDTHHSRITHVHTKDVRLPVIDALDRTRESFLDAVIKGAFTVPGDGSLDFEAIVKRLASHGYEGWFVVEAEQDPTHNPPLDMAKIGHKELLRVMAAAGYEVVS
- a CDS encoding ATP-binding cassette domain-containing protein, encoding MSAIVEMRNITKHFGHVIALAGVSFDVKAGECHCLLGDNGAGKSTFIKIMSGVYKPSGGEVLVEGAPTLFQSPRDAMTAGIATVYQDLAMIPLMSVSRNFWMGREPERGVWPFKTFDTDKADDITVKEMRKMGISLRGPDQAVGTLSGGERQTVAIARAVYFGAKVLILDEPTSALGVRQTANVLSTIDRVRKQGIGVVFITHNVRHALAVGDRFTVLNRGQTLGTAERGTVDAAALQDMMAGGQELALLEASLGGTI
- a CDS encoding ABC transporter permease gives rise to the protein MTDVIPDALKDERIKPVSPLRRALIRPELGGICGTILVFLLFAVIAGDSGMFAAEGVMNWTVVSAQFMVIAVGACLLMIAGEFDLSTGSMIGFSGVMMAILSVHLGVPLWLAIIATFVFCVLLGGVNGWLVIRTGLPSFIVTLAFLYILRGLTIWGSIYFTRQTIIGGVAEKAATDWLAPVFGGKVLGWLFTWMGEAGWIATFTRGNRAGQPVIDGIPMLVVWAIVLVVFGHWLLTRTKFGNWIFAAGGDALAARYIGVPVNRVKILMFMFSAFCAVVFATCQVMEFGSAAADRGLLKEFEAIICVVIGGALLTGGYGSVIGAALGAIIFGVVQQGLFFANAESSLFRVFLGVILLTAVIMNTYIRRIITGER
- a CDS encoding sugar ABC transporter substrate-binding protein, translating into MKKILQSLALGALLATTAFAGIANADGEKFVWISHGPDSDSWFNVIKNAIKVTNEQMGVTTEYRNPPSGDLADMARLVQQSSAAGVDGIIVTIADFNVLEGPIKDAVAKGIPVVTVNSGTVEESQKLGALMHVGQPEYEAGLGAGKRAKEAGIKSFLCVNHYITNPASVERCRGFAEGIGVELGNQMVDSGIDPSEVQNKVKAYLTANPDTGAILTLGPNSAEPSIRAVKEMGLDGDLYFGTFDLSAEISAAIKDGTINFAIDQQPFLQGSIPIQVLTNYVGYGVTPSNSIFTGPGFVTKDNIALVESLAGQYR
- a CDS encoding phytanoyl-CoA dioxygenase family protein, whose translation is MNDIAAVIDLAQFRREVETETTKAMCPTAIAIEKNIPIYDGASVNDAIGPEWASVIGEGPGLFVVKRAFTDPGAIDAASDVFRQIIADERAAGTAAGDHFAKAGANDRIWNSLQKLCLRNPAVYARYMANPVIDIACRAWLGPGYQIATQVNQVRPGGKAQAPHRDYHLGFMKPEQMAEYPTHIHSTGPTLILQGGVAHCDMPVESGTTKLLPHSQRYLPGYVAATRPEFQAYFEEHCVQLPLEKGDAIFFSPALFHAAGENRTADVVRMVNLIQTASAFARHMENLDRTAMARAVYPHLAALSPEGRRAVIAATADGYPFPTNLDTDPPLGGLAPESQQELLARAVVEGWDEAQLDAALAAQGAKRAA